The following proteins are co-located in the Telopea speciosissima isolate NSW1024214 ecotype Mountain lineage chromosome 9, Tspe_v1, whole genome shotgun sequence genome:
- the LOC122639415 gene encoding LOW QUALITY PROTEIN: sphingosine kinase 1-like (The sequence of the model RefSeq protein was modified relative to this genomic sequence to represent the inferred CDS: inserted 1 base in 1 codon), protein MELREGETLTIFEQVRVNGKLTPXDGKLRWTENIERCLDLEKEVLGFVTHGSKITIRASIVNWRELHCVGTGRARGHRRKDIVLEPLTEESRRFWCQKLQEFFDSLDRPKRLFVIVNPFGGKRSATKIFHAEVKPLLVSANIEYTVQETQHQFHAKEMAQTLDLSKYDGIVCVSGDGVLVEVVNGLLQRGDWEVAIKMPLGIIPAGSGNGMVKSVLDSVGDPCSVTNAVLSVIRGHRISLDVATIIQGETKFFSVLMLAWGLVADIDIESEKYRWMGSPRLDLYALLRILSLRKYNGRISFVPAPGFEGYGMPCNQSKCNKLDLSTQRKEEVKVQQHGYQGPKISLDDLEWKAIDGPFVAVWLHNVPWGSEDTMAAPDAKFADGYLDLIVIRDCPKASLLSLMTEVNTGSHVKSPHVLYLKVKALLLEPGQRLDKPTKGGIIDSDGEVLARGKGTYKYELGGLMAYAPMQITVDKGLATLYTPR, encoded by the exons ATGGAGTTACGTGAGGGAGAAACCCTTACCATATTCGAGCAGGTGCGTGTCAACGGAAAGCTGACAC GCGACGGAAAGCTTCGGTGGACGGAGAACATAGAACGCTGCTTGGACCTGGAGAAGGAGGTTTTAGGTTTTGTCACGCATGGTTCTAAGATCACAATCCGAGCTTCCATCGTGAATTGGCGTGAGCTTCATTGTGTCGGGACTGGTAGGGCGAGAGGTCATAGGAGGAAGGATATCGTTTTGGAGCCTTTGACGGAGGAGTCACGACGGTTTTGGTGCCAGAAGCTTCAGGAATTTTTTGATTCCCTCG ACCGACCAAAGAGGTTATTCGTTATTGTGAACCCTTTCGGTGGAAAGAGATCTGCCACCAAAATTTTTCATGCTGAAGTTAAGCCACTTCTAGTTTCTGCGAATATTGAATATACAGTTCAAG AAACTCAACATCAGTTTCATGCAAAAGAAATGGCTCAAACATTGGATCTCTCCAAGTACGATGGGATTGTATGTGTGAGTGGAGATGGTGTATTAGTTGAG GTAGTCAATGGGTTACTTCAACGAGGGGATTGGGAAGTTGCAATAAAAATGCCCCTTGGAATTATTCCAGCTG GTAGTGGAAATGGAATGGTAAAATCAGTTCTGGATTCAGTTGGTGATCCCTGTTCAGTGACCAATGCTGTTCTTTCGGTCATTCGAG GTCATAGGATTTCACTGGATGTTGCTACAATCATACAAGGGGAGACCAAATTTTTTAGTGTTCTTATGCTTGCATGGG GTCTGGTGGCAGATATTGATATAGAGTCTGAGAAATACAGATGGATGGGGAGTCCTCGTCTTGACTTATAT GCTCTTCTGCGAATATTGAGCTTGCGAAAATATAATGGACGTATTTCCTTTGTGCCAGCACCTGGGTTTGAAGGTTATGGGATGCCATGCAACCAAAGTAAATGCAACAAACTTGATTTGAGCACTCAGAGGAAAGAGGAGGTTAAGGTTCAGCAGCATGGTTATCAGGGACCTAAGATTTCTTTGGATGACTTAGAGTGGAAGGCTATCGATGGTCCCTTTGTTGCTGTTTGGCTTCATAATGTACCTTGGGGGAGTGAGGATACAATGGCAGCACCTGATGCCAAG TTTGCAGATGGTTACTTGGACTTGATCGTTATCAGGGATTGCCCAAAGGCTTCGTTGCTGTCATTGATGACAGAAGTGAACACTGGAAGCCATGTCAAATCGCCACATGTCTTGTACTTGAAA GTGAAAGCATTATTACTAGAACCAGGCCAGAGGTTAGATAAGCCAACCAAAGGTGGGATCATAGATTCGGATGGGGAAGTCCTGGCAAGAGGCAAAGGAACATACAAATATGAGCTAGGGGGCTTGATGGCCTATGCTCCAATGCAAATCACAGTTGATAAAGGTTTAGCTACTTTGTATACTCCTAGATGA